The following coding sequences lie in one Phalacrocorax aristotelis chromosome 2, bGulAri2.1, whole genome shotgun sequence genomic window:
- the BAG1 gene encoding BAG family molecular chaperone regulator 1 isoform X3, translated as MAAPGAPVTVTVTYSNEKHSIQVASQQEDGEPTLQDMAVLIEQVTGVPVPFQKLIYKGKSLKELEQPLSALGVKNGCKVMLIGKRNSPEEEAELKKLKDLEKSVEQIANKLEEVNKEFTSIQKGFLAKDLQAEALKQLDKRIKGTAEQFMKILEQIDAILLPLYVSKRLLGSINF; from the exons ATGGCGGCGCCCGGAGCCCCGGTTACCGTCACCGTCACTTACA GTAATGAAAAACACAGTATTCAGGTTGCTTCTCAACAAGAAGATGGTGAACCTACACTACAAGACATGGCTGTACTTATTGAACAAGTGACTGGAGTTCCAGTTCCTTTTCAGAAACTGATATACAAAG gaAAGTCTCTGAAAGAATTGGAACAACCGTTGTCAGCACTTGGAGTTAAAAATGGTTGCAAAGTCATGTTGATTGGGAAAAGG AATAGTCCAGAAGAAGAGGCTGAATTAAAGAAGTTAAAAGATTTGGAGAAGTCAGTGGAGCAAATAGCTAATAAGTTAGAGGAAGTTAATAAAGAGTTCACAAGTATCCAGAAG ggATTTTTAGCGAAGGATCTCCAAGCAGAAGCACTAAAACAGCTGGACAAGAGGATaaaaggaactgcagagcagttcatgaagatcCTGGAACAGATTGATGCCATT CTCTTGCCCCTGTATGTCTCCAAAAGACTACTTGGCAGCATCAATTTCTAA